A stretch of Paracoccus sp. MA DNA encodes these proteins:
- a CDS encoding helix-turn-helix domain-containing protein has protein sequence MTQHLTHAGLPADLTRWQLLRLVETARRPLGLSKGAVGYLRHAIGLTTDGDFAKDRICAFWASVTEIAASLGVERRQITRIEVELIERGLIHKSSTNRSRRSGHRLHGVIRHEFGINLAPLIERAREIQALAQRAIQEQVEAKALRKQINKLFERIRGLGCDEATVAADAVLPNHRPSTIQSFQRLRQVAAALEAVLADFSADAGGGEMSHQCDISTLPNTNPDQIDKTCRAENRTARQPIRTTPAQVWLLASERFREYLAFYTAGLGSGRAPDERCFVMAARDLAMNIGISMREWRHSCEVLGEARTALCLLIADRNACRHDDFRVRDAAAAFVGMVRKETRQGAVVDALLGELTAFCRETGHA, from the coding sequence ATGACGCAGCACCTCACGCATGCCGGCTTGCCGGCTGATCTGACCCGCTGGCAGTTGTTGCGTCTGGTCGAAACCGCGCGCCGGCCGCTCGGGCTCAGCAAGGGTGCCGTGGGCTATCTGCGCCATGCCATCGGGCTCACCACGGATGGCGACTTTGCCAAGGACCGAATCTGCGCCTTCTGGGCTTCCGTCACGGAAATCGCCGCCTCGCTTGGCGTGGAGCGACGGCAGATCACCCGGATCGAAGTCGAGCTAATCGAGCGAGGGCTGATCCACAAGTCCAGCACCAATCGCAGCCGCCGCAGCGGTCATCGGCTTCACGGCGTGATCCGGCACGAGTTCGGCATCAACCTAGCCCCATTGATCGAGCGCGCACGAGAAATCCAGGCGCTGGCGCAGCGGGCCATACAGGAGCAGGTCGAGGCCAAGGCCCTGCGCAAGCAGATCAACAAGCTGTTCGAGCGCATCCGTGGGCTTGGCTGTGATGAGGCCACGGTTGCCGCCGATGCCGTCCTCCCGAACCATCGCCCGTCCACGATCCAGAGCTTTCAGCGGCTCAGGCAGGTCGCGGCGGCACTGGAGGCGGTACTAGCCGATTTTTCGGCCGACGCCGGTGGGGGTGAAATGTCCCACCAGTGCGACATTTCCACCCTACCCAATACCAATCCTGATCAGATCGATAAAACCTGTAGGGCTGAGAACAGGACAGCGCGGCAGCCGATCCGTACTACGCCGGCGCAGGTCTGGCTGCTGGCATCGGAGCGTTTCCGGGAATATCTTGCGTTCTATACTGCCGGTCTCGGGTCCGGCCGTGCCCCGGATGAGCGATGTTTCGTGATGGCGGCGCGCGACCTTGCGATGAACATCGGCATCTCCATGCGGGAATGGCGACACAGCTGCGAGGTTCTGGGCGAGGCCCGGACGGCGCTCTGCCTGCTGATCGCGGATCGGAATGCCTGCCGCCACGATGATTTCCGGGTCAGGGATGCTGCTGCGGCCTTTGTCGGCATGGTGCGGAAAGAGACGCGGCAGGGTGCGGTGGTCGATGCGCTGCTGGGCGAGCTGACGGCCTTCTGCCGAGAGACCGGCCATGCCTGA
- a CDS encoding LacI family DNA-binding transcriptional regulator: MNTKRSRRPLTLRDVSEASGVSEMTVSRVLRNRGDVSAATREKVLTAARTLGYVPNKIAGGLASQRVNLVAVVIPSLSNMVFPDVLGGISAELDDTGLQPVVGVTNYSPSREDAVLYDMLSWRPSGVILAGLEHSKAARAMLDNAGLPVVEIMDVDGAPIDTAVGISHRRAGAEMADEILAAGYRRIGFIGTHMPEDHRARKRLAGFEERLGEHGVQLAAREYYQGGSSLHKGRELTERILTREPDLDFLYFSNDMIGAGGLLWCMEKGYDIPGRLGLAGFNGVELLDGLPMRLTTTDARRIDIGRRAARIVAGKEPRPENGIIALAPTIMPGETIRKH, translated from the coding sequence ATGAACACGAAAAGATCCCGCCGCCCCCTGACATTGCGCGATGTGTCCGAAGCCTCGGGCGTGTCGGAAATGACCGTCAGCCGCGTGCTGCGCAACCGCGGCGACGTCTCGGCCGCGACGCGCGAGAAGGTGCTGACCGCCGCCCGCACCCTCGGCTATGTCCCGAACAAGATCGCCGGCGGACTGGCCAGCCAGCGCGTGAACCTGGTCGCGGTGGTCATCCCCTCGCTCTCGAACATGGTCTTTCCCGACGTGCTGGGCGGCATCTCGGCCGAGCTCGACGATACCGGGCTGCAGCCGGTGGTGGGGGTGACGAATTACAGCCCCTCGCGCGAGGATGCGGTGCTTTACGACATGCTCAGCTGGCGGCCCTCGGGGGTGATCCTCGCCGGGCTCGAGCACAGCAAGGCCGCGCGGGCCATGCTGGACAATGCCGGACTGCCGGTGGTCGAGATCATGGACGTGGACGGCGCGCCCATCGACACCGCCGTCGGCATCAGCCATCGCCGCGCCGGGGCCGAGATGGCGGACGAGATCCTGGCCGCCGGCTATCGCCGCATCGGCTTCATCGGCACGCACATGCCCGAGGACCATCGCGCCCGCAAGCGGCTGGCCGGTTTCGAGGAACGGCTGGGCGAACATGGCGTGCAGCTGGCGGCGCGGGAATATTACCAGGGCGGCTCGTCGCTGCACAAGGGCCGCGAGCTGACCGAGCGCATCCTGACGCGCGAGCCGGATCTGGATTTCCTGTATTTCTCCAATGACATGATCGGGGCCGGCGGGCTTCTGTGGTGCATGGAAAAGGGCTATGACATCCCCGGCAGGCTGGGGCTGGCGGGCTTCAACGGCGTCGAGTTGCTGGACGGGCTGCCGATGCGGCTGACCACCACGGACGCGCGACGCATCGATATCGGCCGGCGGGCGGCCCGCATCGTCGCCGGCAAGGAGCCGCGCCCCGAGAACGGCATCATCGCCCTGGCCCCGACCATCATGCCGGGCGAAACGATCCGCAAGCATTGA
- the map gene encoding type I methionyl aminopeptidase: MNDARQTREGIRIHEPQDFQGMRAAGLIAAQILDEVGPLVRPGATTGALDDFIRDRVGELGATSATIGYRGYQHASCISVNHVVCHGIPGDKILAEGDILNIDVTVIVDGWYGDSSRMYVAGKPSVKARRLIQVTHDALMRGIEAVRPGATFGDIGWAIQSYVESNRMSVVRDFCGHGLGRSFHAPPNVLHFGRPGKGPVLEEGMFFTIEPMVNLGRPETKILADDWTAVTRDKSLSAQFEHSIGVTADGCEIFTPSPKGLFFPDLG, encoded by the coding sequence ATGAACGACGCACGCCAGACCCGCGAGGGCATCCGCATCCACGAGCCGCAGGACTTCCAGGGCATGCGTGCGGCCGGGCTGATCGCGGCGCAGATCCTGGACGAGGTCGGCCCGCTGGTGCGGCCCGGCGCCACCACCGGCGCGCTTGACGATTTCATCCGGGACCGGGTCGGGGAACTGGGCGCCACCAGCGCCACGATCGGCTATCGCGGCTACCAGCATGCCAGCTGCATCAGCGTGAACCACGTCGTCTGCCACGGCATTCCCGGCGACAAGATCCTGGCCGAGGGCGACATCCTGAACATCGACGTGACGGTGATCGTGGACGGCTGGTATGGCGACAGCTCGCGCATGTATGTGGCGGGCAAGCCCAGCGTCAAGGCGCGGCGGCTGATCCAGGTCACCCATGACGCGCTGATGCGCGGCATCGAGGCCGTCCGCCCCGGCGCCACCTTCGGCGATATCGGCTGGGCGATCCAGTCCTATGTCGAATCGAACCGCATGTCGGTGGTGCGCGACTTCTGCGGCCACGGCCTGGGCCGCAGCTTCCACGCGCCGCCGAACGTCCTGCATTTCGGCCGCCCCGGCAAGGGTCCGGTGCTGGAGGAGGGCATGTTCTTCACCATCGAGCCCATGGTGAACCTGGGCCGCCCCGAGACCAAGATCCTTGCCGACGACTGGACGGCCGTCACCCGCGACAAGTCGCTCTCGGCCCAGTTCGAGCATTCGATCGGCGTCACCGCCGACGGCTGCGAAATCTTCACGCCTTCGCCCAAGGGCCTGTTCTTCCCCGATCTGGGCTGA